The following proteins are encoded in a genomic region of Devosia lucknowensis:
- a CDS encoding circularly permuted type 2 ATP-grasp protein has product MTSRTSQTRGKPPAGHGIIADYHLLPGVPDEMVDPSGRLRPGWDKLMAAFDALGPTELAARFERADQYLRDAGVFYRKYDGAEGKERAWPLAHIPLLIDEADWIQISSGLTQRAELLERIVADIYGNNTLVQEGLLPAELVAQNNEFLRPMVGIRPASGHFLHFCAFELGRGPDGTWWVLGDRTQAPSGAGFALENRVATTRALSDIYSGLNINRLAGFFRGFRDALFAQARRDGGRVGILTPGQLNETYFEHAYIARYLGLMLLEGEDLVVEDGQVMVRTVAGLRPVSVLWRRLDASFADPLELRYDSHIGTPGMVEALRSGSISMINALGTGILETRAFAAFMPRICKHLLGTGLELPEIATWWCGQGAEQEYVLDNFDSLMIGPAFSTQLPFDDLRGTALGASMTVEQKAQLRDRIAAQGGFYVGQEPVRLSTAPVYSDGRLEPRPITLRVYAARTEAGWTIMPGGFARVGSTTDTTALAMQRGGQAADVWVMSSKPVEQVSLLPVEGQRLVRNSPGSLPSRAADNLIWLGRYAERCEATVRILRAYNARLAELSKPDLPILSHTTAFLQTLDVDASEAMPVGLLASIDSAVHSAGQIRDRFSPDGWLALNDLQKTAQRFATRVGPGDDATRAMTVLLRKLAGFSGLVHENMYRFAGWRFLELGRRLERAIQITRATSWLTDKSAPDGSLEMLLEIGDSVMSHRRRYSVSAGTQSVVDLLILDPLNPRSTLFQLAELRTQIETLPGGVEDGQLSPAAKLALQIHTDLMIAEPAELPPEGLDRVASEIGMLSGLIAAAYFT; this is encoded by the coding sequence ATGACCTCGCGCACTTCCCAGACCCGCGGCAAGCCTCCGGCCGGTCATGGCATCATTGCTGATTACCATCTGCTGCCGGGCGTGCCCGACGAAATGGTCGACCCGTCCGGCCGGCTCCGTCCGGGCTGGGACAAGCTCATGGCCGCCTTCGATGCGCTGGGGCCGACCGAGCTTGCTGCCCGCTTCGAACGAGCCGACCAATATCTGCGCGACGCTGGCGTGTTCTACCGCAAGTATGACGGCGCCGAGGGCAAGGAACGCGCCTGGCCGCTTGCCCATATCCCGCTCTTGATCGACGAGGCCGACTGGATCCAGATTTCGAGTGGCCTGACGCAGCGGGCCGAATTGCTCGAGCGGATCGTCGCCGACATCTACGGCAACAACACGCTGGTGCAGGAAGGCCTTCTACCTGCCGAACTGGTGGCTCAGAACAACGAGTTCCTGCGGCCCATGGTGGGAATCCGGCCCGCCAGCGGTCACTTCCTGCACTTCTGCGCCTTCGAACTCGGCCGGGGCCCCGATGGGACCTGGTGGGTCCTAGGCGATCGCACCCAGGCACCTTCCGGCGCGGGCTTTGCCCTCGAAAATCGCGTGGCGACGACGCGCGCGCTCTCGGACATATATTCGGGACTGAACATCAATCGCCTGGCGGGCTTCTTTCGTGGCTTCCGCGACGCGCTATTTGCCCAGGCCCGCCGCGACGGCGGGCGTGTGGGCATCCTGACGCCGGGGCAGCTGAACGAAACCTATTTCGAGCACGCCTACATCGCCCGCTATTTGGGATTGATGCTGCTCGAGGGCGAGGATCTCGTCGTCGAGGACGGTCAGGTCATGGTGCGGACGGTTGCCGGCTTGCGGCCCGTGAGCGTGTTGTGGCGGCGGCTCGACGCCAGCTTCGCGGATCCGCTCGAGCTGCGCTACGACAGCCATATCGGCACGCCCGGAATGGTCGAGGCGCTGCGCTCGGGCTCGATATCCATGATCAACGCGTTGGGTACCGGCATTCTCGAAACCCGCGCCTTTGCAGCCTTCATGCCCCGCATCTGCAAGCACCTGCTGGGGACCGGTCTCGAACTGCCCGAAATTGCCACGTGGTGGTGCGGCCAGGGCGCTGAACAGGAATATGTCCTCGACAATTTCGACAGCCTGATGATCGGCCCGGCATTCTCCACCCAGCTGCCCTTCGACGACCTCAGAGGCACCGCTCTGGGTGCGAGCATGACGGTCGAGCAGAAAGCGCAGTTGCGGGATCGGATCGCCGCTCAGGGCGGCTTTTATGTCGGCCAGGAGCCCGTCCGCCTGTCCACGGCGCCGGTCTATTCCGATGGCAGGCTCGAGCCGCGGCCCATCACGCTGCGCGTCTACGCTGCGCGGACCGAGGCAGGCTGGACCATCATGCCGGGCGGCTTCGCCCGGGTCGGATCGACGACGGACACCACCGCGCTCGCCATGCAGCGCGGCGGCCAGGCAGCGGACGTCTGGGTCATGTCGTCCAAACCCGTCGAGCAGGTCTCTCTCTTGCCGGTGGAAGGCCAGAGGCTGGTCCGAAATTCGCCTGGAAGCTTGCCGAGCCGGGCAGCGGACAACCTCATATGGTTGGGCCGCTATGCCGAGCGGTGCGAAGCCACAGTCCGCATTCTGCGGGCCTACAATGCGCGCCTCGCCGAGTTGTCCAAGCCTGACCTACCGATATTGAGCCATACTACGGCTTTTCTTCAAACGCTGGACGTCGATGCATCCGAAGCGATGCCGGTCGGCCTGCTGGCGTCGATCGACAGCGCCGTGCACAGTGCAGGCCAGATACGCGATCGGTTTTCGCCTGATGGCTGGCTGGCGCTCAACGACTTGCAGAAGACAGCGCAGCGCTTCGCCACGCGGGTAGGCCCAGGCGATGACGCGACCCGAGCGATGACGGTCTTGTTGCGCAAGCTTGCGGGCTTCTCCGGCCTCGTACACGAAAACATGTATCGGTTCGCTGGCTGGCGCTTCCTCGAACTCGGCCGCCGTCTCGAGCGAGCCATCCAGATCACACGGGCCACTTCGTGGCTGACCGATAAGTCGGCTCCCGATGGATCCTTGGAAATGCTGCTCGAAATCGGTGACAGCGTCATGTCGCATCGCCGTCGCTACTCGGTGAGCGCGGGAACCCAGAGCGTCGTCGATCTGCTGATCCTCGACCCGCTCAATCCGCGGTCCACCCTCTTCCAGCTTGCCGAGTTGCGCACACAAATCGAAACCCTCCCAGGGGGTGTCGAGGATGGGCAACTCTCGCCGGCCGCCAAGCTGGCATTGCAGATTCACACCGATCTCATGATCGCCGAGCCGGCAGAACTGCCCCCTGAGGGGCTGGATCGCGTCGCATCGGAGATCGGCATGTTGTCCGGCCTGATCGCCGCAGCGTATTTCACCTGA
- a CDS encoding transglutaminase family protein, producing the protein MLYDIRMTLEYDYDAPVHGGRHHIRVAPTTVQGIQRVIAASLTVDPRPARQTAFLDFFGNAVTAITMVEPHEKLTIKLSARVYVEDLTPPADLSPPLAELAREIAQYWSISPESPQHFLAASPRVQVVPEITAYATDVTSGTQTTLEAVTALCMAIHKDFQYDPKATDVETRPAEAFALRKGVCQDFAHVMIAGLRGLGIPAGYVSGFLRTNPPPGKPRLEGADAMHAWVRAWCGKSLGWVEFDPTNAMVAGPDHISIGSGRDYADISPIVGVLRTHGSHETRQSVDVVRVE; encoded by the coding sequence ATGCTTTACGACATCCGCATGACGCTCGAATACGACTACGATGCGCCCGTTCATGGCGGCCGCCATCACATCCGTGTCGCTCCGACGACCGTGCAAGGTATTCAGCGCGTCATTGCCGCCTCTTTGACCGTCGATCCCAGGCCCGCGCGACAGACGGCCTTTCTCGACTTTTTCGGCAATGCGGTGACCGCCATCACCATGGTCGAGCCGCATGAAAAGCTGACGATAAAGCTTTCGGCGCGGGTTTACGTCGAAGATCTCACGCCGCCTGCGGACCTCTCGCCACCCCTGGCGGAGCTGGCTCGTGAAATCGCGCAATACTGGTCCATTTCCCCCGAGAGCCCGCAGCACTTCCTCGCAGCGTCGCCGCGCGTGCAGGTCGTACCCGAAATCACCGCCTACGCGACGGATGTCACCTCAGGCACGCAGACCACGCTCGAAGCGGTTACAGCCCTCTGCATGGCGATACACAAGGACTTCCAGTACGATCCCAAGGCGACAGATGTCGAAACCCGGCCAGCCGAAGCCTTCGCATTGCGCAAGGGTGTCTGCCAGGATTTTGCGCACGTCATGATCGCCGGACTGCGCGGGCTGGGCATACCGGCGGGATATGTGTCCGGTTTCCTGCGCACCAACCCTCCCCCGGGAAAACCACGCCTCGAAGGCGCGGACGCCATGCATGCATGGGTCCGTGCGTGGTGCGGCAAAAGCCTTGGCTGGGTGGAGTTCGACCCAACCAACGCCATGGTCGCCGGACCCGACCATATTTCCATCGGCTCAGGCCGGGACTATGCCGACATTTCGCCGATCGTCGGCGTCCTGCGAACCCACGGCTCCCACGAAACTCGCCAGTCTGTGGATGTCGTGAGGGTCGAATAG
- a CDS encoding DUF3309 family protein, whose amino-acid sequence MTLGTILIIILILLLIGALPNWGYSRGFGYFPSGILGVVLVVVLILVLMGRI is encoded by the coding sequence ATGACACTTGGCACAATTCTCATCATCATTCTTATTCTGCTGCTGATCGGCGCCTTGCCGAACTGGGGCTATTCGCGAGGGTTCGGATACTTCCCGTCCGGCATTCTCGGTGTCGTTCTGGTCGTGGTGCTGATCCTGGTGCTTATGGGCCGCATCTAG
- a CDS encoding DUF883 family protein — protein MATTSDMAPTRRKSATGARAAKAAAATEASVRGAVADTRERQLEAQVAQLQDDLKAITDTLAKLTGDKVGEARAIAKTEMRHLQAKGEQLLSEAQDQAGEVEKQLKDSIREKPLTAVAAAAGIGFVFALLTRH, from the coding sequence ATGGCTACCACATCCGATATGGCACCCACTCGCCGCAAGTCCGCAACCGGCGCCCGCGCCGCAAAGGCAGCAGCCGCAACTGAAGCCAGTGTGCGTGGCGCTGTCGCCGATACGCGCGAACGCCAGCTCGAAGCACAGGTGGCACAGCTGCAGGATGACCTGAAGGCCATCACCGATACGCTCGCCAAGCTCACTGGCGACAAGGTCGGCGAAGCGCGTGCTATTGCCAAGACCGAGATGCGCCATCTGCAGGCCAAGGGCGAACAGCTTCTCAGCGAAGCTCAGGATCAGGCCGGCGAAGTCGAAAAGCAGCTCAAGGACAGCATCCGCGAGAAGCCCCTCACCGCAGTGGCTGCGGCAGCTGGCATCGGCTTCGTTTTCGCCCTTCTCACCCGGCACTAG
- a CDS encoding diacylglycerol/lipid kinase family protein, giving the protein MKIRAILNRDGGTLRTMNLEEFARRAEALYAQEGHALQCRIVPGKSVEAELRRANQDSDVEAIIAGGGDGTISTAAAMAFRSGKPLAVLPAGTMNLFARALGMPLDLDGALLAIARGRLDRIDIATANGRPFVHQFGVGIHARLVRIRNGMVYRGRVGKMLASLRAIAAAALDPPRFEMELHTEKGDRTVTASGLAVSNNPLDDSPVPVAESLKSGRLGVYVAKTVTTGELLSLALDVMTGRWRANPVVSETEVRDLVLRFPKRKRGTFAVLDGELIDLETAVTLQIHPLALSVIMPAAQIRSET; this is encoded by the coding sequence TTGAAAATCCGCGCCATTCTCAACCGGGACGGTGGGACGCTCCGCACCATGAACCTCGAGGAGTTCGCCAGGCGGGCCGAGGCACTCTATGCGCAGGAGGGACATGCCCTCCAATGCCGGATCGTGCCTGGGAAATCGGTTGAAGCGGAGTTGCGGAGGGCCAACCAGGATTCTGATGTCGAAGCCATCATTGCCGGTGGTGGAGACGGTACCATTTCCACGGCGGCCGCCATGGCGTTCCGTAGCGGCAAGCCGCTTGCCGTCCTGCCTGCCGGCACGATGAACCTGTTCGCGCGAGCACTCGGCATGCCGCTCGATCTCGACGGGGCGCTGCTGGCAATTGCCCGAGGCCGCCTGGACCGTATCGACATCGCGACGGCGAACGGCCGTCCGTTCGTGCATCAATTTGGTGTGGGCATCCATGCCCGCCTGGTGCGCATCCGCAATGGCATGGTCTATCGCGGGCGGGTGGGAAAAATGCTGGCAAGCCTGCGCGCCATTGCCGCCGCGGCTTTAGACCCGCCACGCTTTGAAATGGAACTGCATACTGAAAAGGGCGATCGCACCGTGACGGCGTCCGGACTGGCGGTGTCCAACAATCCGCTCGACGACAGTCCCGTCCCGGTTGCGGAGTCGCTCAAATCTGGACGGCTGGGAGTCTATGTCGCAAAGACAGTGACGACCGGAGAGCTGCTCAGCCTTGCTCTCGACGTGATGACCGGCCGGTGGCGGGCTAACCCGGTGGTGAGTGAAACCGAGGTTCGCGACCTGGTGCTGCGCTTTCCGAAACGGAAGCGCGGCACATTTGCGGTGCTTGATGGCGAGCTGATCGATCTCGAAACCGCAGTCACTTTGCAAATACATCCGCTGGCACTATCGGTGATAATGCCAGCGGCGCAGATCCGTTCAGAAACCTAG
- a CDS encoding sensor histidine kinase produces MTDRARSPEAIRLGKRGTRRLAVWVSLGLLCLAAVAALLMMQGIDRQLNDITKTYAVRNAARELTHALSQAEASQRGYLLTADRQFLQLYRDAVSGLDQRVSTLLEMTADDDAQSRRVISITGDIATKLAEMNRTVELVNTERSEEAQTLTETGMGARLMAEVSRTLEDFIAEEDIKLETRNQAIDTTRTGLVAALIAALCAAAILAYALLMRTQRQVSALAQRQHGLVTQNEALEAEVAARTRDIEEARAYAERERQRVEALLQDTNHRIGNSLATVSSLLALQMIRSKSEAVRTALEAARLRVHAVASAHRRLRLGSDLERASADEFLAAVLEDIAETQTDGGRILLSGQIDAIEVSARDATTLGILVGELVTNALKYAFPDERRGEINVTLKLDDRDVPVLIVRDNGVGMPAPAGDSEQGLGSVIIRQLSEQFGGLPDYTVPEGGGTKVTILLPELTKPVVMAGDRTL; encoded by the coding sequence TTGACCGATCGTGCGCGCAGCCCGGAGGCCATCAGGCTCGGCAAGCGAGGCACCAGACGCCTTGCTGTCTGGGTTTCGCTCGGCTTGCTGTGCCTGGCCGCTGTCGCCGCATTGCTGATGATGCAGGGCATAGATCGCCAGCTCAACGACATTACCAAGACCTATGCCGTGCGCAACGCGGCGCGCGAGCTGACGCACGCGCTCAGCCAGGCCGAGGCCAGCCAACGGGGCTACCTGCTGACCGCCGACCGGCAGTTCCTGCAGCTGTATCGCGATGCCGTGTCCGGTCTCGATCAGCGCGTGTCCACCCTGTTGGAAATGACCGCCGATGATGATGCGCAAAGCCGCCGCGTCATCAGCATCACGGGCGACATCGCCACCAAGCTGGCCGAAATGAACCGCACCGTGGAGCTCGTGAACACCGAACGCAGTGAAGAAGCGCAAACGCTGACCGAAACGGGCATGGGCGCCCGCCTGATGGCGGAAGTCAGCAGGACGCTCGAAGACTTCATTGCGGAAGAAGACATCAAACTTGAAACCCGTAACCAGGCGATCGATACGACCCGTACAGGGCTCGTCGCAGCGCTGATCGCGGCGCTTTGCGCAGCGGCGATCCTGGCCTATGCGTTGCTGATGCGTACGCAGAGACAGGTGAGCGCGCTGGCGCAGAGGCAGCACGGCCTTGTGACGCAGAATGAGGCTCTCGAAGCAGAAGTGGCTGCTCGCACGAGAGATATCGAAGAAGCGCGCGCTTACGCCGAACGCGAGCGGCAACGCGTCGAAGCCTTGCTGCAGGATACAAATCACCGGATCGGCAATTCGCTCGCGACCGTCTCGTCGCTTCTGGCACTGCAGATGATCCGCAGCAAGTCCGAGGCCGTCCGCACGGCTCTGGAGGCCGCCCGGTTACGGGTGCACGCGGTTGCGTCAGCGCATCGGCGGCTGAGACTGGGCAGCGACCTCGAGCGGGCGAGTGCTGACGAGTTCCTGGCAGCGGTGCTGGAAGATATTGCCGAGACCCAGACCGATGGCGGGCGCATTCTCCTCAGCGGGCAGATCGATGCCATCGAGGTCAGCGCGCGTGACGCGACCACCCTTGGCATTCTCGTTGGGGAGCTGGTCACCAACGCGCTCAAATATGCCTTCCCCGACGAACGGCGTGGTGAGATCAACGTCACTTTGAAGCTGGACGACCGCGACGTGCCGGTGCTCATCGTGCGCGACAATGGTGTGGGCATGCCCGCACCGGCCGGGGATTCCGAGCAAGGCCTCGGTTCGGTCATCATCCGACAATTGTCCGAGCAATTCGGCGGCCTGCCGGACTATACCGTCCCCGAAGGCGGAGGAACCAAGGTGACAATCCTGTTGCCGGAATTGACCAAGCCGGTGGTTATGGCGGGGGACCGAACGCTTTGA
- a CDS encoding Crp/Fnr family transcriptional regulator — MSLVLPSTGRRVPCEQCPLRPLPTFRDFTVPELKFVSSFKTGEMTAEPGAAIVSEGAHSAHLYTVLSGWAFRFKTLDDGRRQILNYLLPGDLVGLQGSIIGEMEHSVEALSPLVLCVFQRDRLDELFRNHPGLGFDVTWLASREERMLDDHLLSLGRRTAIERAAYLLAFLHERAIAVGLGKGNVQIPLTQQHVADTLGLSIVHTNKTLRKLTNRGLIRWLGRSCEILDAGELARVAGWDGPAERVRPLI; from the coding sequence GTGAGTCTTGTTCTTCCATCAACGGGGCGGCGAGTGCCCTGCGAACAATGTCCGTTGCGTCCCTTGCCGACGTTCCGCGACTTCACCGTACCGGAGTTGAAGTTCGTTTCGAGTTTCAAGACCGGTGAGATGACTGCCGAGCCCGGCGCGGCGATCGTCTCGGAGGGCGCCCACAGCGCCCACCTTTACACCGTGCTCTCGGGATGGGCATTCCGCTTCAAGACCCTTGATGATGGACGACGGCAAATTCTCAACTATCTGCTGCCCGGTGACCTTGTCGGGCTGCAGGGTTCGATCATCGGTGAGATGGAACACTCGGTGGAAGCCCTTTCGCCGCTCGTGCTCTGCGTGTTCCAGCGGGATCGGCTGGACGAGCTTTTCCGCAACCATCCAGGACTTGGTTTCGATGTTACTTGGCTTGCGTCCCGGGAAGAGCGCATGCTGGACGATCATCTGCTCAGCCTGGGTCGACGTACGGCAATAGAGCGGGCGGCCTACCTACTGGCCTTCCTGCATGAACGTGCGATTGCCGTCGGACTTGGGAAGGGCAATGTGCAGATCCCTCTCACCCAGCAACATGTGGCCGATACGCTCGGGCTCTCGATCGTTCACACCAACAAGACGTTGCGCAAGTTGACGAACAGGGGTCTCATCCGCTGGCTCGGCCGCAGCTGCGAGATTCTGGATGCCGGCGAGCTGGCGCGCGTTGCAGGCTGGGATGGACCAGCCGAACGTGTTCGACCGCTGATCTGA
- a CDS encoding RNA polymerase sigma factor, whose amino-acid sequence MSAEGTSFKREMLATLPSLRAFAVSLTGKHDKADDLVQDTVMKAWAKQSSFEMGTNIKAWLFTILRNEFYSQMRKRGREVQDSDGVFTERLAVHPSQYGSMDLEDFKAALSKLPDDQREAIILIGASGFSYEEAAAICECAVGTMKSRVSRARTRLTELLKISGESDYGPDAVSAQVTSGNGF is encoded by the coding sequence ATGAGTGCGGAAGGAACCTCGTTCAAGCGCGAGATGCTTGCGACTCTACCCAGCCTGCGCGCGTTTGCTGTTTCGCTGACAGGCAAGCACGACAAGGCCGACGATCTGGTCCAGGACACCGTCATGAAAGCCTGGGCCAAGCAGTCCAGTTTCGAGATGGGCACCAATATCAAGGCTTGGCTTTTCACCATCCTGCGCAATGAATTCTACAGCCAGATGCGTAAACGCGGCCGCGAAGTTCAGGACAGCGATGGTGTTTTCACCGAGCGTCTTGCCGTGCATCCGTCTCAATACGGCTCCATGGATCTGGAAGATTTCAAGGCAGCGCTGTCGAAGCTCCCGGATGATCAGCGCGAAGCAATCATCCTGATCGGTGCGTCCGGCTTCTCCTACGAGGAGGCGGCGGCGATCTGTGAGTGTGCGGTGGGAACCATGAAAAGCCGCGTCAGCCGCGCGCGGACGCGCCTGACCGAACTGCTCAAGATCAGTGGCGAGTCCGATTATGGTCCGGACGCCGTTTCCGCTCAGGTCACGTCCGGCAACGGGTTCTGA
- a CDS encoding NepR family anti-sigma factor — translation MTQQRVRMQAGRAEDGLGPTTDIGSRLRALYGAVQDEGVPDQLLDLLEKLDNAEQAQGSKQNSKGGE, via the coding sequence GTGACGCAGCAACGTGTGCGGATGCAGGCGGGGCGGGCGGAAGATGGGCTTGGTCCGACAACGGACATAGGCTCGCGTCTGCGCGCGCTATACGGTGCTGTCCAGGACGAAGGGGTCCCGGACCAACTGCTCGACCTGCTCGAGAAGCTGGACAATGCCGAGCAAGCGCAAGGCAGCAAGCAGAACAGCAAGGGTGGGGAGTAA
- a CDS encoding response regulator: protein MSLSTRIAPHLPYLRRFSRAVTGSQTSGDAYVAATLEALIADISLFPEASSDRISLYKLFSALFSSSAVTIPQPSSSFAWEQRAAANLANLAPLPRQAFLLVAVEGFTHAQAAEILNSSEAEFAELLDQASTDISRQVATEIMIIEDEPLIAMDIEQMVESLGHKVVSIARTHKEAVNLFNQTQPRMILADIQLADGSSGIDAVNDILNTHSVPVIFITAFPERLLTGERPEPTFLVTKPFNPEMVKALISQALFFDEGSRAAA from the coding sequence ATGTCATTGTCCACGCGGATCGCCCCGCACCTGCCCTACCTGCGCCGTTTTTCCCGCGCGGTAACAGGCTCGCAGACCTCGGGCGATGCTTATGTTGCCGCCACGCTTGAAGCCCTGATCGCCGATATTTCGCTCTTTCCTGAAGCGTCCAGCGATCGCATCTCGCTCTACAAGCTCTTCTCCGCCCTGTTTTCGTCCTCGGCAGTGACCATTCCGCAGCCGTCCTCGAGCTTTGCCTGGGAACAGCGCGCTGCGGCGAACCTTGCCAATTTGGCGCCACTTCCGCGTCAGGCCTTCCTGCTTGTTGCGGTTGAAGGTTTCACCCATGCACAGGCCGCCGAAATCCTGAACAGCAGCGAAGCAGAATTCGCCGAACTCCTCGACCAGGCGTCGACCGATATCTCCCGCCAGGTTGCGACCGAGATCATGATCATCGAAGACGAACCGCTGATCGCTATGGATATCGAGCAGATGGTCGAAAGTCTTGGCCATAAGGTCGTGAGCATTGCGCGGACCCACAAGGAAGCAGTCAATCTGTTCAACCAGACCCAGCCGCGCATGATCCTTGCGGATATTCAGCTGGCCGATGGTAGCTCGGGCATCGACGCGGTGAACGACATCCTCAATACCCACTCTGTCCCGGTAATCTTCATCACTGCCTTCCCTGAGCGCTTGTTGACCGGCGAACGTCCCGAGCCGACCTTCCTCGTGACCAAGCCCTTCAACCCTGAAATGGTGAAGGCGCTGATCAGCCAGGCTCTGTTTTTCGACGAGGGTTCACGCGCCGCAGCGTGA
- a CDS encoding DUF1328 domain-containing protein — protein MLYYALVFLVIALIAGVLGFGGIAGASAGIAQILFFLFLAFLVISLVVGLFRRT, from the coding sequence ATGCTGTACTATGCTCTTGTCTTCCTGGTGATCGCGCTGATTGCAGGTGTTCTTGGCTTCGGTGGTATTGCCGGCGCTTCGGCAGGTATCGCGCAGATCCTGTTCTTCCTGTTCTTGGCCTTCCTGGTCATTTCCCTGGTCGTCGGCCTGTTCCGCAGGACCTGA
- a CDS encoding YdcF family protein — MMFFAASKAFWLFAQPVSLVLLLLLAGLAFLILKKRRMAIASLSLAATAQFLVGFTSLGYVLIQPLEDRFEQPSELPTNVGAIVVLGGATMARPSSARGVAELNQAGDRLTTTLWLAQRYPDARVILSGGGGFLMGETESEAETMRRFFTSFGIADDRLMLEGNSMNTDENASFTRAMIDQAEDGARAVLLVTSAFHMPRSIGIFRKQGIAVMPWPTDYRSSGRQGFELDIANPNQNLETATVAVREWIGLLAYHLTGRTDDLFPAQ; from the coding sequence ATGATGTTTTTTGCGGCCTCCAAAGCATTCTGGCTGTTTGCCCAACCGGTCAGCCTCGTGCTGCTTCTCCTCCTGGCCGGTCTTGCCTTCCTGATCCTGAAGAAGCGCCGAATGGCGATCGCATCATTGTCGCTGGCCGCTACGGCTCAGTTTCTGGTCGGTTTCACCAGCCTCGGCTATGTCCTGATTCAGCCGCTCGAGGATCGGTTCGAGCAACCCAGTGAACTGCCGACGAATGTCGGTGCGATCGTGGTGCTGGGCGGGGCCACCATGGCAAGGCCAAGCAGCGCGCGCGGTGTCGCCGAGCTCAACCAGGCAGGCGATCGCCTGACGACGACGTTGTGGCTGGCCCAGAGATATCCTGACGCCAGGGTGATCCTCAGTGGGGGCGGGGGTTTCCTGATGGGTGAGACCGAGAGCGAGGCCGAAACGATGCGCCGGTTCTTCACGAGCTTCGGCATTGCTGACGACCGGTTGATGCTCGAGGGAAATTCCATGAACACGGACGAAAATGCGAGCTTCACGCGCGCGATGATCGATCAGGCCGAAGACGGTGCGAGAGCGGTGCTTCTGGTCACGTCCGCCTTCCATATGCCCCGTTCGATCGGCATCTTCAGGAAGCAAGGTATTGCTGTCATGCCCTGGCCGACCGACTATCGAAGTTCAGGACGTCAAGGTTTCGAGCTCGATATCGCCAATCCGAACCAGAACCTCGAGACTGCGACGGTCGCGGTTCGAGAGTGGATCGGACTTCTCGCCTATCACCTGACCGGACGGACCGACGACCTGTTTCCCGCCCAATAA